ATCacactgctttgtttcatggtgTGATTGGCTTGTTGTATTTCTGTAACTATATTCCAGTCactaacaacacaacacagtcaGCACAAGTCAAAGCAGCTGAGTTTCACAGGGCAAAGCTGCACAccagaaatgttttatttttttaatttcaaaataagagtccATGTCTTTAGCTTGCAGttttgacatacagtacagtgggGGAAATTTGCCCTCAGTACATCTTGAGAAACACATATAAAGCAACCTCTTACATTAGTCACTCAATATTTATGCACCATTACTGCATTATTGTTTACAAGTTACAGAATCAGTCTGACTTATAgatattgtatattgttgttccttgttgtattgtttatatatattatttttacagATATTTATCTTCTTTCATCTacttgtatgtactgtacataacaGCTATATATCTatgtttgctgtttgttttgttcagcttcattgtccttgtttttagctgtatttctattttacattgagaacaacaaaaaaactgagTCAAATTCCTGGTATGTGTCCTCCCACCTGGCCCATAAAGCTGATTGTGAATCTGACATCCTCCCAGCTTGTGTACTAAAGTTAAGAGGAGAACCGTGGCTGGGTttgttcatttcaaaataacaaAGAAGGACAAAAAAGGGTGTGTACCTGAGATGCTCATGTTAGAGAACAAAAGCCTTCTGTGCATTCAGAACTGAAGATAATTGTAGGTATTTAGTGCTGAAGGTCTACAGTATGCAGCAAGGTAGTTAAAGTAAATAGTATCAGTGGTAGTAATCTCACAGCGCTGCTCACACATGGAGTACGGAACATCACAATTTTACTTTTGTGATATACAAAACCCTGCTGTTGATGAATGAATATCGGGTGGAGATGCTGTGCAGGCCTGCAGGTCTACCAGCGAAGCCTCAGGTCATGTTCCATCGACCCAGAGCTCATCTCTGTATAGGAAAAGTGTCTTGTGCAATCTTAGCAAAAGTGATTTACGAGAGCTTTTCTGGCACTCAGCTGCAGATCCCAACCACACTCATCTCCTGTGACAGAAGAAGAAACCACACACAGAGAAATTaccttgaggaaaaaaaatgtctttattttggtcAACACATTTGAGGCTGTTAAAGCAAAAGCTTCGAAACGAGTAAATCCACAAAGCAACAGTTCAAAATGATCCAGAAAATTAAAattgaacaaataaaagtatttttactGACAGATGCATGTCACATTATGATTTATTTGTCTAAATGGATatacttttttgaaaaataGCTGGGGTCGATTAGCGCTACATGGTGTTGCCAAGGGGAGAAAAAGCTTTAGCCACACACCTGCGTCTTCCAAAATTGCATACCTCGAATCTCCTCTAAACACAAGCATATTGGCTGGCAGCTTAACAGCAGTCTAGCATCAGTGAAAGGATTAAAAAGCTCTGACAGAACTGCTGCCTTCAGTTGTCAGCTGGAAACAAAACATCACGTCATATCAGAGGGTCTGATTCTCTGGGGTTTAGAAGTTCGGCAGGTTAGCGCGCGGCGCAATGTTGAGTAACAAGTTAGCATTGTCGAAAACTgcatactgtaactgtaacaaGCTTATTGGTCCATACGCCCGCTTTGTGACAATCTGTATTTTAGTGAAGTGATAATTTCACCTTTAATTCCTGAAACCATAAGAATGTGTCCGCCTGATGTTGGAATAGCACTTTACCAGGGAAGTTTCGCAATACATTTAGATGACCAGTGAtgtaacaatggatcaaatgaatACATGAACTGTAACAACGTATAcccatacaacggttcgtacgaaaagttattttgtTACTTTTGTTACGAATGTTCAGATTGTGCCTGTGCAAgcaacaaactacttggttaggtttaggaaaagatcgtgatttgggttgaaataagtatgtttgaaatacttggttaagtttaggcagaaaaaactacttggttaggtttaggaaaagtaaGTAAGTTGCGTTACTTGAGTACGGAATTTAggttagaaataagtcattgtttgggttaaaataaatatggaagTAGTgctacttaagtacggaagttaagtAACAAATTAGTCAACGTGGACTTCTGGTTTCgaacgggacacaaacactggtctcctgagtgaaagtccagtgtttttagacccacccatccaccccaacctccttgCTACATGGAGTttattgctctttatactacgtcacctgtccTTGctcacgattatgtggattacgtGGGATATATTCAAGTGCAATAATTTTCGGAGGTATAGCTATAAACAGTGAGAGCAGCCTGactgtaaatgtaatatgtgtCACTTTCAGTGATAAACCCACAGAGATTTATCAGCCAAGTCTGCAGCTCTACTGAGCTTTTTGAGCCTCTTTTAGTTCACTGATTTGGTTTAACAGCACTTTAGCTGAATGGTTCGATCTCCGTGACCTCATCAACCCTGTTTCAAGAAGCAGCAGGCAGCTATTTTCAGAAaacaagctctgataaacccactgcacACTACtgtacctgcccagcaccaaacaggagACAAGTATGGATCTGACACTCAGCTCCATAACGGTTACACCGATTCTCTCTATATCTCCTTCAAAATTTTAGATTGTACAGCTCATAGCAAGTGGGAACCGTGCAGGCTTGTACCTTAAACTCAACTTTTACTtccactgcaaaaaaaacagataaaaatcaTGTTTCTGTCTGATCCCTTCTGGCTGTAGAAATATTAAACCCAGCCTACTAACCAAAATAGCAGAGCTGAAGCAAACAACAACCTCTATATTAAATATGCATGTACCGGAGTCTCAGCTCAACCGAGGCTTCAACCAAACACAGTACGAAATGTGGAACGCCTTCATCACCCTGTAGCTACTCAAGTGAAGTCCTCTTAAGTCAGATACCGCCAAATGTCGAGAATTGGTTGctgcataaataataaattagaaAGCCACCCCTTCGATGATATCCAATCCTTGTTTTTGACATAGTTCAATAACATGTTACAGTAAAACAACTCTATAGCTATGTTGCGTACAGCTGACGTCCATATAAAAGCAAATGCCCGTTATTATAGCCAATGCACTGTGAAATCAACACAGCAGATGACAGTAAAATAAGCCTGAAAATGTGCAACAAGCTGCATCTTAGCAATTAATATTCATATGAACTCCTCGCAGATTCAGTTCATTACATTCAACTTCTAGCTGAATTAATCgcaatatatacattatatgaaAAAGCAGAAATATTACATCTCTCAGCAAGTCAGCAGTATGTTTGCCTTCCTTAACAACAACACCGTTACACTCCTCCAACTGATCCCACGGCTCTCTCAGCCACAAAGTAATGGAATGACAAGAATTATTTTTGGGTCACAATCTACAAAACAAGTCCATGTTGGGTGGTGCACATGAGCTTTTCATAAAGTCTCACACATTATCAGGAACATTTACTTTCCTATAGTGATGTGAGTGAACCTTGAAAACCTACGTGCATGGATTTGGTGGATTACAGGTTAAATGACATTAAGGCATATAGGTTAAAACCGAGGTCAATTTGGtaagaaagtattttttttatagatttCTAGGTATGGTATAACTATTGTTTTAACAGTATTTAATGAATATATTTCAATATGTATCAAGTCCTCACTAAACATTGAAATATATTCAATTATATGTAACATAGATGTCGCTTCATCACCAAATTTAGCCCAGCGTTGAAGATGTATTTTCCCTGCAAATGATCAAATTCGTATTGCTTACTGAGCCTGATTCTTTATAAATGTATAGTTATATAAATACTCTGATCAGGACTCTTCAAGATTTCACATTTGACTTTATAAAGAGCTCATGTGTTCCACTATAAGCATCATTCACTCGGTTTGTCTTTCTACAGTCCTACAGTTCTTTGCTCCTCAGGGGGACAGAGAGGTGGTCTGCATCAGTACTCTGTGGTTTGCACTTGAACGGAGGACAGGCTCTTTCCCATACTGTGGAAGAGTGGCGTTATGAACATGTCTGTCAGACTCCTCCACACCACCTTGAACGATGGTAAAAGCATCACGACGCTCTGGATCACCGGCATCACCAACCTGGAAGGACAAGGTCAAAAGGTCACTTCAGAACAGATGCTGAGAAATAGAAATTATGCTTTCAGACAGTGCAATAAATGAGGGtaatattatacttttcttGTTTATGTTTGCTTGAATTGTAATTACATTTCTTGGAGGATGACTTGTTTTCACCTGACCTAATGAGCTCATCTACAGAGGGAAATGTTTGCGTTTGAGCAATACTGAGATGTAAAGACCTTGGCATTGTAGGTTGCTGCAAACAATGGGATACGTTGAATATCAACGTTTCTGAACCCAAACATTTTTCATAAATACATTCCATATCAGCCTCATATCACAGTGGCGGAGACatacaatgccacgtggttaacaaaactactcggttaaggttagaaaaaaacatcaaggtTTGTGTTAAAATTATGATGTAAAAGCgcaacgtaacagcgtaacgtaacagcgtaacgtaacagcgtaacgtaacaacaCTAACAACGTAATTATCATTAATAAACAACAACCGCCCTTAGCACACCCTCTTACGTAATGTAAGGTAACAAGCATAACAACATTAAGTAAAATGATACGTAAAACAACGATGCGTAAAACAATGATACGTAAAACAACGATGCGTAAAACAACGATGCGTAAAACAGCGATGCGTAAAACAGCGATGCGTAACAAGCTTAAAGTCAACGTTtccttttggtttcacatgggacatgaacagcggtctctcagtaaaagttctgtgtttctttgacccatccaccacccttaGAGGACTTTCACGCTTGTTATACTCACTATTATACCACAGAACTTTCATACTACGTAGCTTTCAATAACGGTTGCTCGATATACTATGCCACTTGCTCTGCGCATCACTTGATATACTATGTCTATactactagtttcatatgataccaatatcttcactctagctttaaaagtcgGTGGCAATCCTGCGGGTTAATAAAGGCATAATCCGGATTTGAATATTAATGTTTGGGTGCATTTGCACCATCTTTAGATTAATGTCTAATGTAAAAAGAACTGTATCATTTTGTTACATTCCTGCAGCTTGTGACTTCCCCTCTAATGTATTACATAAAATAAAGGTGTGTTGTGAACGCGGTGTCCTCCTTTAGAGCAGCACCCCTCCCTCTGTGTGGTGTCCCTTCCTGACATTCTTCATGTATTGACCAGCTCAGTGTCACCACTCAGTTCTCTATTGATGAATACCTGTGGTTGAAGGAAGAATCATGCTGAGCTCGTGACCTCACCTAGGTGAAAGGTCACGGCTACAGTAACTCTGCAGCGCTCTATCTGCATTAGAAGAATGTCCCACTCTGGTCTGCAAACAGGCCTGTATATTGCTGCTAGAATGCCAGCTAGCCGGCAAAGGGCACAGGGCGTTTCTTCCCCCCCAACTACCAGTGGAACTCAACATTCCTCCCAACTTTCCATAGAGCGCTTAGTTCTGGACATAACGTGTTGTTTCATCAAGTGTTAATAAATGGACTCTTTGGGAACGCATGCACGATTTGCTCGAAAACCTGGAGGCACCTGGTTTAACTTGATGCAGACGCATATGGCCGACATAAGCATGACATCATTAtccaaataaaagtataaaaacaaaacgCTGACAAAATGTTTCAACGTCATACTATGTGTGATGTTAACGGTATAAATAACTTCTCTCAATGTTTGTCTAAAGAGCCAGAAGCTGGCATGTTGCCcctgaggaaaaaaatgttCCTAAAGACAATTAACTGTGTTTTTGGTGCTCTAAATAGAGTTTTAAGGGATATTAACATACTTAAATAGATTGTTGAATCACTACAAATATAATCTTTATAGTATTTGCAGCACTTAGTACAAATTTTATGGTTATTttttcaatgtatttttttgagggctgtcaaagttaatgcgataatactaaataacgctccaaacttacgctaaattttggcgaggaataactagcacggccattttcaaaggggtcccttgagctctgacctcaagatatgtgaatgtaaatgggttctatgggtacccacgagtttcccctttacagacatgcccactttatgataatcacatgcagttttgggcaagtcatagtcaagtcagcacactgacacactgacgtgttgttgcctgttgggctgcagtttgccatgatatgatttgagcatattttttttatgctaaatgcagtagtgagggtttctggacaatatttgtcattgttttgtgttgttaactgatttccaatcataaatatatacatatatttgcataaagcagcatatttacccactcccatgtggataagagtgttaaatacttgacaaatctccctttaaggtacatttggaacagataaaaaatgtgtgattaatcatgattaaatattttaatctctTTGGAGTATACATTTattggcaatttttttttatattagtaTATTATACCATGGCATCACTTAAATATGATGTTTggttactattttctgacacatAATAATTTCTTGTAAGGGCACCATTTGGCACTGTGCCACAACAGCCaggctaaaacacacacagcaccaaACAGAAACCTGCATGGATGAGACTCGAGAGGAGAACTTCTCCCTACCAGATGTGGATGCAGCTGAGCACCGCGAAGACCAGTCCGAGGATGAAAGCCATGGGCACGGCCAGCAGCGTGGTCAGCAGCCGGTAGAAGATGAATTTGACCAGCTCGAACACGGCGTGGCTTCCTATCCACACTTTGTCGAAGCTGTGAGTGGAGATGGGCTCTGCGATGACATCTTCAAAACCGACCTGTCAGATCAACACAGagtcagtgacacacacacacacacaccaacccggtacacacacacatacacaatgagcaggttgtccaccaatcggaaggtcggtggttcgatccccggctgctccgggtcacatgtcaatgtgtccttgagcaaggcatagccatcggtgtgtgaatgagtatttagattctcatgggcaaagttggcaccttagtagcctctgccatcagtgtatgaatgtgtgtgtgaatgggtgaatactatatgtagtgtaaagcgttttgagtggtcggaagactagaaaataGCTAtagaaatgcaagtccatttaccattacatggacccaagctgttgactagcaatgttaatgcaattctgttgtcaaaatgcgctaaaacggagcgtttcagacagaggggtaaatacaggtagacagtttgaggaaaataaagtttttttttaacattaaagcatgtaaaaatgttctagtagaaacacaaaatacaagtatgacctgaaaatgagcacaatatgggacctttaaaaacaacAGATGATGGATTGACGCGCAGGCAGCCACTTCCAGGTATTCAAGCTGCAGATTTCCAATCTCACAGTTTGTTCCATGAAAACAATAAAGTCACATTACAAATCACTTTAGATAAGTCAACTTGACAATCGCTTCCTTTGTGTAGTTTCACTTTCAACGCGTAATTCCCTCTCCATGTACCGGGCTTTACCTTCAAGTGCGCGTTGATGTCGTTTGGATCTCGGTCCGGATCCTCCGTGTACACgtttcccttcttcttcttcttcttcttcagaatGGGCTCTATCGATCTGTTGAACTCATCTTCGTCCATAATTATACTGGTgtccagtttttccttttccagACCCATGATGTCTACTCCTCAGACGGTGCAGAGAGAGCGGCAGCAGCTGGTGACGGAGCTCTCTGGTGCTCTCTGCGCCGGACTGTGCGCAGAACGCCCCGTATGGAAAGCAGCGCAGCGTGGGGCCGAGAGGAGACACACAACGAGCTCTAGAGTCACATCCCAGGGTCTGTTTCAtcagctactggcactactgtGCAGTGTACTGGCCTCCAGTCATGAGCCATGGAGACCCAGGAGTCCTCCTCAGGGTTTAAAGACACCAACCCTCTTCATGTAATTCAGCATGATTAGTACAGAACAGCCTGCAggatccttttttttctctttttataacTGAAGGACTAAGCTTTTTTATAAAAAGTGGTTAGTTAGGTggagacttttctttttctaacaTAAGTAGTGATGTTTTGGAAAATGTAACAACCTGCACTTTTGAATTATGTTGCAGAAAACATCAGTTAACAGTTTCACTCAGGCGTTTTGTTTAGGAAAGAAACACCCACAAGTTTATTTTCACAACACCTTGTTAACTATAAAAGCCGGGTTATTATTGCTGCTGTAGCTGAACACACTGTTCTACCTGTTGAGTAGATTTACCACAACTGTTCCTTTTTGGTCTGGGTGGATTTATTAGTCTGTGGCCGTGTAATGCTCTGAACACACCAGCCAGCATTGTTAGAATAACTGCAGGTTCCTGGATGGAGATGAACTATCTGAGGACAGAGGTCTGACCCCACGTTCTCATTATATTAAAGATCGacatctgtatttttcaacctggatccttttttcccatggttttgagtctaactgactaatggggacaacaatttctgaaactggtccagtattgagggagagcgctgcagacggcagctgctcacaggctgcaatatgatgctattggggcaagctggcaccgtcatttacatccactaaaagtgcttgtttttgccatgacaggctctgattgttattataagtgtctgatattatggaaagagtctcgctcaaggagaagccTCGTTGGGAAATCTTGTTTAATTCGAGACAGGTTATAGTCACGatactgtgtgtatgtatgttttcatgtttgtgcagtggcTTCTAAAGGCAATGTGGGACGGTGGGAGTGGGACGCATTATTGGCAGGCGccagaagaaaagagagaattgGAAACTTGAACattttcaactttatgcaacaaaaactaaattcaCTTCCAAAAAGATTTGCCAAAGACAAAGTAAAAGTGATAAA
The nucleotide sequence above comes from Sebastes fasciatus isolate fSebFas1 chromosome 4, fSebFas1.pri, whole genome shotgun sequence. Encoded proteins:
- the cav2 gene encoding caveolin-2; its protein translation is MGLEKEKLDTSIIMDEDEFNRSIEPILKKKKKKKGNVYTEDPDRDPNDINAHLKVGFEDVIAEPISTHSFDKVWIGSHAVFELVKFIFYRLLTTLLAVPMAFILGLVFAVLSCIHIWLVMPVIQSVVMLLPSFKVVWRSLTDMFITPLFHSMGKSLSSVQVQTTEY